In the genome of Helicobacter sp. 12S02232-10, the window AAAAACATTTTTAGAAGAGAGAAATTCTTGCAATCTCAAGCCTGAAAGCATTCAAGAAAGCGATGGAGATGGTTTAAAGGTTCCTAGTGAATTTGATGTAGATGTCAATGGAGAAAATTATCACGTTGTATTTTGCGGGGTGCATAAAGACTCCAAGACAATGAAACTCAAAATAGGCAATCAATCCAAAAATGTAGAATTTGGAAAAAAGAAAAATGAATCTCTTCCAAAAAACGATTTGAAGCCCCAAAGATGTTCGGATTTAAAAAACTCCTTAAAAGCTCCAATGCCAGGTGTCATCAACAGGCTTTGTGTAAAAGTTGGGGATTGTGTTAAAGAGGGAGATGTTTTGTGTATTTTAGAAGCTATGAAAATGGAAAATGAAATTTTGGCATTTATAGATGGAGAAATTAAAGAGATTTACGTGCAAGAAAATTCACAAGTCCAAAGTAATGATATTTTAATGGCGATAGAGTGATTATTTTGTTTTGAAGCAAATCGGCTTAAAGAGATTGATGAGACAAATCCCTGTTATTGCAATAATACCTCCGATGATTGTGCTTAAATCAGGGATTTCTCCCAAACTGATCCAAGAAAGCAATACTGCAAAAATTGGCACTAAAAGCATAAAACTTCCTCCCTTGTTGATTCCCAATACACTGATGCCTTTATAAAAAATAGTTGTTGCAAAAGTTGTGGAAAAAAGTGCTACGACTACCATACAGATCCAGAAATTTTTATCCAAACTTTGGGGATTTGGGAGACCAAAGATGAAAAATGATGGTAGAAAAACAACAAAACTAAAAATAGAGGAATAAAAATTTAGTGCAATTGCATTGATATGACTTGTGGCAGTTTTTGAAGAAAGATTGACACAAGCCCACAATAAAGCTGCCACTAAAAAAATAATATTAAAAGGGGTAAAAAGGGAAGAGAAGCTATCTGCTTTCATTAAAAATGCCCCTGAAACAACTCCTAAAAAGAACCCGATTTTTTCACGCATAGATAAAGTATTATGATAAATAAAGACCCCCATAATGGAAGCAAGTATAGGAGCTAAAGTCGTGACGATTACGCCTGCAATCCCAGCATTTCCAAAAGTAAGACCCAGATAAAATACCGGTGTATAAAGTGCGTTAAAAATAGAAACTATAAGGATTGGACCCAAGCTTTTTTTGGGAGGCTTAAAAGGAATACGCAAAAACATCATTATAGGGATAAGGGAAAAAGCCACCAAAGCATAGCGGATAGAAGTGATTTCATAAGGAGAGAGATAAGTGACCATAATTTTTGAAAGAGGCCAAGAGAGCCCCCAAGACATCATCGCTAGAAGTAGTAAAAAACTAAAGAATAATTCTTTGTTTCTCATCAAAATCCTTTTAATCCCATATTTATGTCGGTGCATTATACCAATTATGGGAATTGGGATAAGTAAAATCAATCTAAAAGAGGGTTTAAATTTTGAAGTTCTTTTAATTCTTTTTCTGTAAATCCAGCTTGCAGACGCGCTTGAGTATTGAGAATTTTGCCTTTTAGGCGAAAAGCTCTAAATTTATACAGAAGTTCCTTAAAAGAATCTTTGTTTGGATTGGCATACCTCCACCATTTATCCCCTTTTTTGACGTGTGAAATTTCATCATTTAAGATAATATCTAAGGCTTCTTTGATTTTTGATTTTATCGGATGTGATGTTGTTTGGATTTTTTGAGCAACAAAAGGATTGGCATCAAGTCCCATCGCCTCAAGACCGCGATGAACCAGTCCCATTCTCTCCATAAAAGAAGAGCAGGTAAGAACCATTGCTTGATGTAAATTATTATGAACGTTGAAATCGCCATAGAAAAATCCCAATTCTTTTAAAATTTCTTCCAACACAAGAAAATGTTTGATCTCTTCATCTGCGACTTCAAGCCAATCTTGATAATATTGAAGTGGAAGATTTTTAAACCTATAAGCAGCATCTAAAGCCAGATCAATTGCGCTATATTCGATATGGACTATGGAGTGGATAATTTTGGCAATATTTTGAAGTGAGGAGAGCATTTTAGGGCGTGAAATTTTGGTTGGATGAATGATTTGGCAAAAATTCGCATACGAGGGTTGCGTTTGAATTTTTGCTTCGTGATGAGAATCAAAGTAAATTTTTTTTTCTAAAAAATCAGAATAAAAATCTCTAAAAGAAGCAATTTTAATTTGAGGATTAGATTCAAACAAAATAGATTCAAGAGATGAGAAAAATTCTTTCATTTTTTAATCTTTCCTATAAAAAATTAATCCAAAGATAAAATAATCTCCTATCAATTGATTTTATCGGATTCTTAGGATTTGTGATTTGTTTTTGCTTCAATGCTTGCATAAATTTCATCAATATTTTTTTTCAACGAGTCTAAATCATAGATTCTTTTTTCCACCAAGATCGACTTTTCTTTTCCAAGTTCAAGAATACCTTCGTTCAATGCTGCAAAGATTTCATTCAATGAATCATCTTCCTCAAGCAATGTATGGGAATACTTACGAATTGAGAAATTTTCATCAATGATTTTATTGAGCTCTTCTTGAGTTGGCGCAGGAGCTTTTTTAACATAATGCATACTTGCGTGTTTGGAGTCTTTATAGATTCTTTGGAGTAAAATCGAGATAGTGTGTTTAATGCAAAGTTCGCGTGTGGATTCTAGGCGAGTGGCTATTTTGCAAAACAAAATTTGTATTTCTTTGCCTGATTCTAAAATGCATTCGATGAAATCAATCGCAATATTTTCATAGATCTTAGAAGCAAAAATACGCAAATTGTTATAATTAAAATCACTCAAAATATTGTCTTTTTTTCGGATAAATTCGTTTTGTGCCTGCCATTTTTTAAGTTCGGCACTAAAATCATCAATGCATTTTTCAAAAGTCGAATCAATATTCAAATTGAGTTTTGAAAATTTATAATTAAGTGCCTTATAAGTTCTATAAGGTCGGGATTTTGGATCAAGCAATTCTTGATAAATAGTTTGAGTGTCTATTTTATAGGTTGTATAGGTATCTTTCTTTCCTTTGAGGGTCTGAAGCAGGTTAGGATTTTGAAGAGATATGTTTATTTTTTCTGGATGGGTGTTGCTCAAGATGCTTTCAATAATATTATTGCGATCGCTTTCTAGGCTTTTAAAAAACAAATCGAGCTCTTCAAGAGTTTTTTCTTTCAAGTTTGCAAAAGTTTCTAAAAATGATTCGATTTGATTTTGGATCAAATTGAGGAGTTTTGAATAAATACCTGCTATTTGTGTGTAGTTTTTTTTGATTTTTTCAACCAAATAGAGTAAATCTTCTTTGATACAATCCTCTTTTTGTTTTTTTGCTTCCCCAATAAGGTCACGTTGGAGTCGATCAAAAATGGCATCAAAATTTATTTGCTGGTCTTGGAGATAATTTGGAATTTCGGGAAGATTTTCATAAAACAGGCGTATATTTTGTCCTCCCTCATCAAAGGCTTTACTCAGAAATTCCAAGCGGTGCTTGAAGTCTTTTGATTTGATGGTACCATAGTCGTAGTAAAGTTTTTGCAGTTCTTTTTGTAGAAAAAATTCTTCATTAATTCCAAGCTCTCTATAAAGAATCATTGCAGATATGGGTAGAATATCACTAAAAACTTCCCCAAAATGTTCTTTAGCAAAATTCAGAGTAGGGATAATGTCTTCAGATTTTTCAAGTACATCAATGTGCGTGAGGACGCATATTGAGACGGAAGACTTTTTAGCGATATGAGATTTTAGAGCATTAAGCTCTTCAGCATTAGCAAGATCATCGATTCGATTCAGCCAAATAAGGATTTCGCATTGGTTGATATTGAGTATGGTATTTTTAAGATTTTCTTCATCATTTAAGTCGATGTCGGGGTATTTGTAAATATTGAATTCCTTTAATATCGGAATAGGGTATTTGATTTCGAAATAATTGATTTTATCAAGCTCCTCTTGGCTTAAGGAGTTTAGAGAAAGCGTATTAAGTCCTGCGGAGGTTTTGTTTTTATGGTGGGCGATAATTGATCTTGAATGCCCATAGCCGATAATGTAGGTTTTTTTGGAATGGAGTTGATCACTTGGAAGAATGTGGTTTTTTAAGATGGTGTTGATGAAAGTAGATTTGCCATTGTCTCTTGCACCCATAATTGCCAATTTTAAGGGTTCTTTGGCTTTTTTATTGAGATTTTTTAAAAAAACCTTAAGTTCAGTAGAGGGAAAAAATTTTTCACGTGTGATTTTATAACTCACTTCTTTAAGCAAGCCTTTTAAATCGGATTCAAAATGCGGTGAAAGATTATTTTGAATCATTTCATATTGTTTGATAAAATCCGCAATATAGCTCATTTGCCTCCCTTTAATTCTTTGATCTGTGTAAGAATGGTATCTTGAAGAGCTTTAAAGTGTTCAATTTGTTTGGATTTTTCTTTTTCATCAAGATCTTGATGTGGGGTACAGGAGTTTATAATGACAAATTGCATTGATTCTATCATTTTATTGATATGATTTAAAAAGATAGTTATTCCGATCTGTATTTTTTCTTCTAAATAAACAATAATATTTTTATAGCTAAGATCAAAAGCTTTGTCGATATTTTTTTGAATGTCTTTGAGTTTTGCCCCATCGCGCAAAATATGATTGATGTATTTTTTAAGTTCTTCGGTATAAAGGTTGAGGTCTCCTTCTGTGTATTGGTATTTGGTTGTTTTGAGAATGTTTTTTTGATAAAGCTTGATTAAATCAAATTCAAGACTGTCTGATGGAATAAAAGCATACGATTGATTGATGCCTTCAATGAAATGTTTCATTTTTTTATTAAAGTCTTCTTGCGTTTTTTCTATAAGGTATTTGAGGCTGTCTTTAAGGTTGTTTGCTATGATGTCTTCAAGTCTTGAAGCATTCACATAGTTGTTTTTTGAGGCTTCATAAGAAATGAAATCAATCAAGTGTTCTTTGAGATTGAGCCCTAAATCTTTGATTTTGATTTTTGAGTTTTGTGCGCTTGCCTCAATCGCTTTTACGATTTTTTCTGCGGATTCAAGGATTTCTTTTTGGGCATTTTCGAGTTTTTTGCTCAAATCTGAAATTTGCATTTTCTCAGCAGTATTTTCAAGCAATTGCAGGTATTTTTTTATCGTCCATTCTAAAATAGCATAGGTGTTTAAAAGCAAGTTTTTGGAATAGTTGGTCGGTTGTTTGAAAATGATTTCATTGATATAATCTTCAAGTGCGACTATGCCCGTATCCTCTAAATCATACCCTCTTGATAGTGCTTCATCAGAGCGTCCTGTTCGATGTAAGAGTGCAAGCGTGCTTGAAATAGGGATAAAGTCGATTTTTGAGATATTTTTCTTAAGGATTTTGGGGTGGTAGGTTTGTAGTTTTTGGACTTCTTCGATGATATTTTGGCTTAGATTTTTTAAATCCGGCAAGCTCACAAGATCAGAACGCGTGAAAATAATCAAGATTTTTTCGAGATTTTCATAATGGATAATATTGGAGAGAAATTCAATGTCTTTTTGCGAGATTGGCTTAGAA includes:
- a CDS encoding DMT family transporter — its product is MRNKELFFSFLLLLAMMSWGLSWPLSKIMVTYLSPYEITSIRYALVAFSLIPIMMFLRIPFKPPKKSLGPILIVSIFNALYTPVFYLGLTFGNAGIAGVIVTTLAPILASIMGVFIYHNTLSMREKIGFFLGVVSGAFLMKADSFSSLFTPFNIIFLVAALLWACVNLSSKTATSHINAIALNFYSSIFSFVVFLPSFFIFGLPNPQSLDKNFWICMVVVALFSTTFATTIFYKGISVLGINKGGSFMLLVPIFAVLLSWISLGEIPDLSTIIGGIIAITGICLINLFKPICFKTK
- a CDS encoding ferritin-like domain-containing protein yields the protein MKEFFSSLESILFESNPQIKIASFRDFYSDFLEKKIYFDSHHEAKIQTQPSYANFCQIIHPTKISRPKMLSSLQNIAKIIHSIVHIEYSAIDLALDAAYRFKNLPLQYYQDWLEVADEEIKHFLVLEEILKELGFFYGDFNVHNNLHQAMVLTCSSFMERMGLVHRGLEAMGLDANPFVAQKIQTTSHPIKSKIKEALDIILNDEISHVKKGDKWWRYANPNKDSFKELLYKFRAFRLKGKILNTQARLQAGFTEKELKELQNLNPLLD
- a CDS encoding dynamin family protein, whose product is MSYIADFIKQYEMIQNNLSPHFESDLKGLLKEVSYKITREKFFPSTELKVFLKNLNKKAKEPLKLAIMGARDNGKSTFINTILKNHILPSDQLHSKKTYIIGYGHSRSIIAHHKNKTSAGLNTLSLNSLSQEELDKINYFEIKYPIPILKEFNIYKYPDIDLNDEENLKNTILNINQCEILIWLNRIDDLANAEELNALKSHIAKKSSVSICVLTHIDVLEKSEDIIPTLNFAKEHFGEVFSDILPISAMILYRELGINEEFFLQKELQKLYYDYGTIKSKDFKHRLEFLSKAFDEGGQNIRLFYENLPEIPNYLQDQQINFDAIFDRLQRDLIGEAKKQKEDCIKEDLLYLVEKIKKNYTQIAGIYSKLLNLIQNQIESFLETFANLKEKTLEELDLFFKSLESDRNNIIESILSNTHPEKINISLQNPNLLQTLKGKKDTYTTYKIDTQTIYQELLDPKSRPYRTYKALNYKFSKLNLNIDSTFEKCIDDFSAELKKWQAQNEFIRKKDNILSDFNYNNLRIFASKIYENIAIDFIECILESGKEIQILFCKIATRLESTRELCIKHTISILLQRIYKDSKHASMHYVKKAPAPTQEELNKIIDENFSIRKYSHTLLEEDDSLNEIFAALNEGILELGKEKSILVEKRIYDLDSLKKNIDEIYASIEAKTNHKS
- a CDS encoding dynamin family protein, which translates into the protein MGTKDDIAEYFFSLVYSQETPQDLNINLTSIDLSSAEEIFAIILSYNNRNKNIFLNTPLFQDLLQKFGVNANQNNIQSLQKSVLDFIQSKNSLKMIQEIFEHLNTLKTEGIILYEEEQCIKTSFKHKIHSLSGTLKKHNKAPKNKKIKPFDIQSSWFHQHLQTIQDIFKKTKNATNAPIWLEDIMKNQIDKILNTKFEISLCGIAKSGKSTLLNALLYEEILPISAIPESTNKITITYNPKPKGEIKFLTQNEWDRLLENLYFDDDLNASIVESRKSFGNYIDSCITQTGFVKEIKPEEIKTYASSEHYSKISYLVKEITIYSSMEFLKNNLVFVNTPNINTRFNYKTHQTENSLSQSVITLYLINASKPISQKDIEFLSNIIHYENLEKILIIFTRSDLVSLPDLKNLSQNIIEEVQKLQTYHPKILKKNISKIDFIPISSTLALLHRTGRSDEALSRGYDLEDTGIVALEDYINEIIFKQPTNYSKNLLLNTYAILEWTIKKYLQLLENTAEKMQISDLSKKLENAQKEILESAEKIVKAIEASAQNSKIKIKDLGLNLKEHLIDFISYEASKNNYVNASRLEDIIANNLKDSLKYLIEKTQEDFNKKMKHFIEGINQSYAFIPSDSLEFDLIKLYQKNILKTTKYQYTEGDLNLYTEELKKYINHILRDGAKLKDIQKNIDKAFDLSYKNIIVYLEEKIQIGITIFLNHINKMIESMQFVIINSCTPHQDLDEKEKSKQIEHFKALQDTILTQIKELKGGK